A window of the Synechococcus sp. JA-3-3Ab genome harbors these coding sequences:
- the holA gene encoding DNA polymerase III subunit delta, which produces MPVYLYWGDDTYRLMQAVHQLREQVLDPDWAAFNYDRLPPESTLAGLNLAMTPPLGSNARLVWLEETTLTQDCPEEWVRELERTLASLPPTTHLLLTTRNKPDGRLKSTKLLKQVALAREFPQLAPWDEEGILRQVYSEARQRDLKLSPEAAQKLAEAVGNDSRRLAMELEKLALFTVNQRDPISPEQIEALVPASAYNSFQLAASLRQGNLDQALRILAHLLDHNEPALKILAVLVGQFRTWLWVKLLLEEGERDPKVIAQKAEIANPNRVYFLQKEVGSLKSSALLQVMQQLLQLEYQLKQGQPEREVFQEALIQIVAILQKS; this is translated from the coding sequence ATGCCTGTCTACCTTTACTGGGGAGATGACACCTATCGGCTGATGCAGGCGGTGCACCAGTTGCGGGAGCAAGTGCTGGATCCCGACTGGGCCGCTTTTAACTACGATCGCCTGCCGCCGGAGTCCACACTGGCCGGACTTAACCTGGCCATGACCCCGCCCCTGGGATCCAACGCTCGCCTGGTTTGGCTGGAAGAGACGACGCTCACCCAGGATTGTCCGGAAGAGTGGGTAAGGGAACTGGAGCGGACGTTAGCCTCTTTACCCCCCACCACCCATTTGTTGTTGACCACCCGCAACAAGCCCGATGGACGGCTCAAATCCACCAAGCTCCTCAAGCAAGTGGCCCTTGCCCGCGAGTTTCCCCAACTGGCCCCCTGGGATGAAGAGGGTATCCTGAGGCAGGTATACAGCGAGGCCCGGCAGCGGGATCTCAAGCTCAGCCCAGAGGCAGCCCAGAAGTTGGCGGAAGCCGTGGGCAACGACTCCCGCCGCTTGGCGATGGAACTGGAAAAGCTGGCTTTGTTTACGGTCAACCAACGGGATCCCATCTCCCCTGAGCAAATCGAGGCTTTGGTGCCCGCCAGCGCCTACAACAGCTTTCAACTGGCCGCCTCCCTGCGCCAGGGCAACTTGGATCAGGCCCTGCGCATCCTGGCCCATCTTTTGGATCACAACGAGCCGGCCCTGAAGATCCTGGCGGTGTTGGTGGGGCAATTTCGCACCTGGCTGTGGGTAAAGCTATTGCTGGAGGAGGGAGAACGGGATCCCAAAGTCATCGCCCAAAAAGCAGAGATTGCCAATCCCAACCGGGTTTATTTTCTCCAAAAAGAGGTGGGATCCCTAAAAAGCTCGGCGCTGCTGCAGGTGATGCAGCAACTTTTACAACTGGAGTATCAGCTCAAGCAAGGTCAACC